The Candidatus Defluviibacterium haderslevense DNA window TTAAAAATAAATCGTTCCTAAATAATATCTTCAAGATAAAATAAATAACACCATGAAACCACAAATTACTATTATTACAAAAATGTTAATACTTGCAGTATGTTTCGCATTGTTTAATACTTTATACTCTCAGTCTGTTTCATTAGACCTTAGCTTTGATAATGATGGCAAGGTCGTTACAGCTGTCGGTAATTATGATAATTATGGTTACTCAATAGCCATACAAAGTGATGGTAAAATTTTGGTAGTTGGTTATTCCAACAATGGTTCTAATGAGGATTTTACTTTAATACGTTATAATACAAATGGCAGCTTAGATAGTAGCTTTAATTCAAATGGAATAGTGATAACAGATTTTGGATTTGATGATTATGGACGTTCAATATCTTTGCAAAGTGATGGCAAAATTGTAGTAGCGGGTTATAGCAACAATGGTTCTAACTATGATTTTGCTTTGTTACGTTACAATACAAATGGCAGCCTAGACAGCAGCTTTGATGCAGATGGAAAAGTGATTACATCTTTTGGAACTTCTAATGATTATGGAAATTCATTAACCATACAAAGTGATGGCAAAATTGTTGTGGCAGGAGAAAGTAGAAATGAATCTTATAGTGATTTTGCTTTAGTTCGTTATAACACAAATGGCAGCCTAGACAGCAGCTTTGATTCGGATGGAAAAGTGACTACAATTGTTAATGGTAGTGCTTTAAATGGTGCATATTCTGTTGTCATACAGAGTGATGGCAAAATTGTAGCGGCTGGATATAGTGGACATAAACAGAATGGCACTGATTTTCGTTTTGCTTTAGTGCGTTACAACATAAATGGCAGTTTAGACAACAGCTTTGATAAAGATGGAAAAGTAACCACAGATATTGGTACTTTTGGTGATCTTGCATATTCTATTGTTATACAAAGTGATGGTAAAATTGTAGCGGCTGGATATAGCGGAAATGGTTCTAATCTTGATTTTGCTTTAGTACGTTTTAACACAAATGGCAGTTTAGACAACAACTTTGGTACAGATGGAAAAGTGACTACGGCTGTTGGAAATTCAAAAGATGTTGCACATTCAATTGTTATACAAAGTGATAACAAAATTATTGCAGCGGGTCAAAGCAACCATAGTTTTGCTTTAATGCGTTACAACACTGATGGCAGTTTAGATAACATCTTTGATACAGATGGAAAAGTGTTTACAGATATTGGAAATGGTGATGATGGTGCATTTTCTATTGCCATACAGAATGATGGTAAAATTGTTGCAGCGGGTTTTAGCAACAATGGCCCTGTGCATTATTATCCTACACATATAGCAGTAGTTAGATATAATAATACCAACAGTGTATCAATAAATGAGACTGCTGGTTATTCTAAAGAAATGTTTGTTTTTCCCAATCCTTTTTCTACTTATGCAACTTTACAAACTAGCAATATTTTGAAAAATCCTAGATTGACATTCTATAACTTATACGGACAATCAGTAAAACAAATAACTTCCTTAACTATCAAATTTGGCAATACAATTAGTTTTAACCGTGACAATTTACCAAACGGAACATATTTCATTCAGTTAATTGATGACAATCAAATAATTTCGACAAATAAACTTGTTATCACAGATTAATCCTAACTATCGACACAATATTCGATAAAAAGAAAGCAATCCTTTAGCCGATTTGGGGAATTTTTTATATCTTCAACTTCCAGAATTAATTAAACTAATTGGCTTTCTTTATCCTGCATTCTTTTAAAAAAATGTTTGCACAGATTTCATAAAAAAAAGTAACAATAAAAAAACATGAAACAAACAATTTTAATTATCACATTTTTCTTATTGGCTAAGCTGACTTTCGGCCAGAATACACCAAATGAATACTCTAACTTGGTGAGAATTGCTGACTCACTTTACAACTCAAAAGATTTTAGAAAATCGGGTGACAAATATTCCGAAGCTTTCAAAGTAAACTCCTGGAAAGGGTTATCCAATGACAGGTATAATGCTGCCTGTTCTTGGGCAATGGCATCAGTGCCGGATAGTGCGTTCTATCAACTTGAAAGAATTGCTTACCAAATGAATTATATAAACTATAGTCATATAACAACAGACCCTGATTTGAACTCATTGCACAATGATAACAGATGGGAACCATTACTTGATAAAATCAAGCATAACAAAGAAATAGCAGAGGCGAACCTGAACAAACCTTTAGTTGCAATTCTTGACAGTATTTATATTGAAGATCAAAAATACAGACAACAAATTAGTGGAATCGAGAAAAAGTATGGTGGAGAATCAAAAGAAATGAAAGACCACTGGAAATTGATAAAAGAAAAGGATTCAATAAATTTAGTCAAAGTAAAAACTATGCTTGATCAATATGGGTGGTTAGGCAATGACATTATTGGTGGGCCAGGAAGCACTACTTTGTTTCTTGTAATTCAACATTCTAACCAGACGACTCAGGAAAAATATTTGCCTATGATGAGAGAGGCTGTTAAAAAAGGCAAAGCACAAGGTAGTAGCTTAGCGCTACTTGAGGACAGAGTTTTATTGGGACAAGGAAAACGCCAAATTTATGGTAGCCAAATTGCACGAGACCAAGAAACGCACTTTTATTATGTTTCACCTTTGGAAGACCCAGACCATGTAGACCAGAGAAGAGCAGAAGTTGGACTTGGGCCATTGGCAGATTATGTAAATCGTTGGCAGATTAAATGGGATATTGAACAATATAAAAAGGACTTACCAACATTAGAAGAAAAGATAAAACATAAATACTAAAACTATTATTTAAACAGAAATATAATATCATTTACAAACATTCTAGTTTAGATTTTAAATCTTTTTTGTCAATGTCAATTTTGTCCTGATTAAAAAAGTTAAACCACCTAACATGTAAACTTTATCGATGTTAGGTGGCTCATCGTATTTTCCACTTACTTGATTTGCGAATTAACAAGATGAAGTTAATTTTTTTCAGCGTATGTTTTTAGTCCATTTAGAAACAGGTTAATTCCTGAATTAAATTGTTTGCCAATCATTATTTTATCCATAAGCTCACCAATTAAACCAAACTTTACTGTGTATTCCATGACTTGTTGAACTTTGGTTTGGTTCCCGATTATTTCAAAACTGTATGTGTGTTTTAATCTTTTGATAGGAAAAGAACAGTCTGTCAATTGATAAACCAGTTTTTCATTTGGATTGAATTCGGTAATCATTTCGTCAAACCAATTTTTGCCATCTTGCATTAAAACTTTTCTTTTTGCATGTAACCCCGTTTTTATCTCGGAAATTAAAGTTGCTTTTTTTACGGTAGGGTCGGTTTTATCCAACAATTCTAGATCAGTAAGAATGTTCCATATTCTGCCAATAGGTGCGTCAATAGTTATGGAATTAATCAAAGTACTCATCGTCTTATTTCATTGAATGTAAAGCAATCTTATTTCCTTCAGTGTCTAAAAATATCGCCATAAAACCATTTCCGCCAATTGAGGTTTTTGGCAATAGAATTTTACCTCCCGCCTGTTCAACTTTTGATAAAGGACCATTCAAGTCTTCTCCCCCATTCAAATATATTAACACTCCTTCTGCAGATGGCACATACCCATCTCCTTGTACTATTCCGCCGCCTATACCCCCATTTTGCATATCCGCTGGTAACATTCCATACTTAAATAAAGGGTGTGGCATCTCTGAAATTTCAGCGCCATAAAGCGTGCCATAAAATTTTTTTGCTCTTGCGAAATCAGTAACTGGGATTTCGAACCAATTAATTGCATTTGTCATTTTTTGTTTTTTAAAGATTTGATCAGCAAAGATACACAACTACTTGTAATTTGCAAGTAGTTATTTTATTATATATTTGCATTGTGAAACAAATCGTTAGAAAGTCAGATTGTCCGATAAATTTTGCCTTAGAAATTTTTGGGGATAGGTGGACTTTTCTTATTGTCAGAGATCTAATGTTCAAGGGCAAGCATTACTATGGTGAATTTCTCACCTCCGAAGAGAACATTGCAACCAATATTCTTGCAGATAGATTGGCATTATTGGAAATGAATGGCATAGTCAATAAATCAAGTGACCCAAGCCATAAGCAAAAAATTATTTATCGGCTTACACCAAAAGGAATTGACCTCATTCCTATCCTAATAGAAGTCATCATGTGGTCAGCCAAATATGACAAGGATACTGCCGTAGATTTGAACTTTGTTAAAAGCGTTGAACAGGATAAAGTAGGCCTTATCGCTCAATTAACCAGTCGACTTATCGAAGATTTAAATAATGTTTAAACACTATTAATACATAATCAGAAGCGTTTAAATTCATATCCATAGCAAAATAACATTTGAATAAATAAGAGGCAGATTTAGAATCTGAATTAATTAATTGTCAGTCCTTTTAAGATCTTGGACCTTGCTTTTGGATTCGTAATATTGCAATTACCTGCTTATTTAAACCTATAATTTTGACAGAATAAATACCATCTTTCAATTGACTTATATCATAAGATTCAAATGTTGGATAAGATGCTATCTTTTGTCCTAATATATCGTACAATTCTACTTGGGTTAAAATAGTATTAGTCGCAATTGAAAATACACTGGCAGTTGGATTGGGATACATCTTTAATGAAATAGTCTTTGTTTCATGATTGGACAAAACCATGTTGAACAAATAATCAATCTTTAATCTATTGGTGGTGTCGCCTTTTTCAAAAACCCACAGGACTACATGGGCTCCACCCTGAATGCCATTCGTTTCAAAATGAACATCCATATTGACCGAGCTATCTACTAATAATACATTGGGTAATTTATCCGGACAATCTACAATTTTTGGAGTATAACAATTATTATTATCACATACATAAGATTGCCAACCTAAGGGAATGCTAACATCCACTTTACTCCACATGATTTCTTGAAGTTCTTGGACCTTGTTTATGATCTTATTGTGACAATAATAATCAGCGTTCTTAATAATCTGACTTTCGGCAATGTAACATGGATTGAATGCGGAATTAAAACGTATCTGGCCTAGACTCATTGTCCCCACAAAACAAAACAATATAAAATGTATTGATTTCACAGGATCATTAATACGATTAAAAATTTAGTTCCTATTACGCCCTAGGAGACCTTTTCTGTAGTCGAACCGTGCGAAGTAATTGATCATTTGGACCAATCAGTTTAACAAGGTATATACCATCTACTAAATTACTGATATCATAACTCTTGAAATGACCTGCATTAAAGGAAACCACTTTCTTTCCAAGTATGGAATACAATTCAACTCTGGTTAATCCTGTATTGTATTCTACTGTGAATGCATTGGAGGCAGGATTTGGATACATCTTAATGGCTATATTCTTAACCTCATTGTTGGAAACGGTTTTATTGAATAGGTAATCTATCTTTAATTTTTTGGTGGTATCATCTTTCTCATTGACCCAAATTACAACATGAGCCCCGCCCTGGGTACCATCAGTTTGAAAATGTACATCCATATTAACTGTGCTATCTACCAATACTTCATTAGCTGCGTCTTCCGGACATTTAACAACAGCAGGTGAATAACATTGATTATTATCACACACATATGAATCCCAAAACAATGGCATTAAGAGATTCTCCTTTGCCCATAAAACTAAAATAGGTCGTTTCGTATGGTTGCGTATTTTGTTATGACAGTACTGATCCTTTGATGCATCCACTTTTTCTTCGAGCTTACAAGGATTAAATTCGGAACTAAAACGTTCTTGAGAAAAGCCCAAAGACATTGATAAACAAAACAAAATGGTAAATATTCTTGCCATAACCTTATTATTTAGCGTACTGAAGGGTAAAGTTAAACTATATTATTTAAAAAATCGATATTTCATTATAATTTATTAGAGAAATAATTTGCACTAAAAATTGTAATTTTAAATATAAATAATTGAATTACAATATTATATATATATTAATTAAATTTAGTTTAATGTACTTTATTACATATTATACAACGTCTGATGGGTAAAAATGTAAGTTTCGGAAGTAATACATGTATATTTATTCCGCTTATAATTCCAAAATCCTACCTTTACTAAGCTTTTATCAAATCAGTACATGGCAAGAATATTCATTATTGGAAATGGTATTTCTGGAGTTACTGCTGCCAGACACATCCGGAAATTATCTAACCATGATATAACGATTATTTCTTCAGAATCAAGCCATTTCTTTGCACGTACAGCACTTATGTATGTCTACATGGGCCATATGCGTTTTAAAGATATCAAACCCTATGAGGATGGATTTTGGAAAAAAAACCGCATAGAATTACTTCACGATAGCGTGATCGGAATCGAATTTATTTCTAAATCATTGACCCTTGAATCTGGATTAAAACTGCATTATGATCAATTAATACTAGCCACAGGATCTATACCCAATAAAATGGGATGGCCAGGTCAAGATCTTCAAGGTGTGAGTGGACTGTATCACCTGCAAGATCTGGAAATGATGGAACAATACAGCAAAAATTGCTCGCGTGCTGTAATTGTAGGAGGAGGCTTAATTGGAATTGAGATGGCAGAGATGTTTCATTCCAGGCACATTCCTGTAACCCTTGTCGTTAGAGAAAAAGAGTATTGGTATAATATTCTACCTCCAGAGGAAGCCGCCATGATCTCCAGACATATTCATGAACACAACATCGACCTAAAATTAAATTGTGAGCTTACAGAAATTCTGGATAATGGTCAAGGAGAAGCAGCAGGAGTAGTTCTATCAAACGGAGAACAAATAGAATGCAATTATGTAGGATTGACTGTGGGTGTTAAGCCAAATATAGAATTTCTAAAAAACACAGCACTGGAAACGGATCGAGGTATTTTAGTGAATGAACAACTTGAAACCAATATAGCTGATGTTTACGCTATTGGTGATTGCGCTCAATTAAGACATGCATTATCCGGTAGAAAACCGATTGAAGCAATATGGTATACTGGTAGGATGATGGGCGAAACGGTCGCTTATAATATTTGTAAAGAACCTGTCAGTTATAATCCCGGGATTTGGTTTAATTCTGCTAAATTTCTGGATATCGAGTATCAGGTCTATGGTTTTGTCCCATCAAAAATCCAATCACCATTTAATAGTTTTTATTGGGAGCATACTGATGGCAAAAAAAGTATTCGATTGGTTTTTAATATTGAAACCAGTGAAATTCTAGGCTTTAATTTAATGGGCATAAGATTTAGACATGAAGTCTGTGAAACATGGATCTCAAAAAAAACTGGGTTGAATGATGTAGTCCAAAATATTCGTCTGGCGTTTTTTGATCCTGAATTTTATAAAAATTATGAAGTATCTTTTGTTGAATCATTCAATCAACAATTCAATCAACAAATTATTTTAAATAAAAATAAAACATTGAATCATGTTTTCAAATTTCTAACACAAAAATAATGATGAACCATTCCAATATCATTCGTTCAAAATCATTGATCCGTTCAAAATTTCAGGTCATTTTAATTACAATTGGGCTAGGAATTTTATTAGGCATTTTTTGTCTCGCACAATTTACCCAATTAGTAAGTTTTGGATTATTAGTCAGTTTACTTTTAGGTATATCATTAATCATTATTTATTATTCCAAAACCTTGTATGCAAACTTACCCGAAGGAATTAAAAACAACGGTGTTTGGACAGGAACTTTGACTGGAAGAGGAGTTTCAGCATGGATACTTGGTGTTGTGTTAACTTGCTTTTATATACTACTATATTGGTTTCCACATATACTGGGCCTATCCACATCAGGCAATACTGGAATCATTGGTTTCTTTGATCCATTAAGTCAATTTTTTAAAAATCAGCCGGCAAGTGAATGGTTCGTTTACGGTACTTTGTATACACTGGCAATTATACTTTTTGGAATAAAGTTTATTTGGAAATATCGCCACAATAAATATCAATTATTAAGAACCATTTCAGTTATTTTTTTTCAAACAGCTTTTGCTTTTTTACTTCCTGAATTCATGTTGCGATTGAACTTGCCCTTCAATGATTTTAAAAACATGTGGCCTCTGAATTATTATTTTTTTGATTCCTGGCATCTTGAAGAATTAATGCATGCTGGAAATATTGGATGGTTTATGCTCATTTGGGGCTTAGCCATGATTTTTCTGATTTCTCCAATACTTACTTACTTATACGGTAAACGCTGGTATTGCAGTTGGGTGTGTGGATGTGGTGGTTTAGCTGAAACGGCAGGAGATTCGTTTAGACATTTATCCGATAAATCAATTAAAGCATGGAATTTGGAACGCTATTTAATTTATAGTGTATTGCTCATTTCTGTAATCATGACTGTCGGTGTACTATATTCATATAAAACAGGTGTAAATACCTTATTAGGAATCAACACTTATGAATTGCGAAAGTGGTATGGTTTTATCATTGGAGCTGCTTTTTCTGGTGTGATCGGAGTAGGCTTTTATCCATTATTAGGAAGTCGTGTCTGGTGCAGGTTTGGTTGTCCGATGGCAGCAATACTTGGAATACAGCAGAAATTTTTCTCACGATTCCGGATCACAACCAATGGTGGACAATGTATTACTTGTGGTAATTGTTCCACCTATTGTGAAATGGGTATCGATGTCCGGGCTTATGCACAACGTGGTCAGAATATAGTTCGAGCTTCGTGCGTAGGCTGCGGAATTTGTGCTGCTGTATGCCCACGAGGAGTCCTTAGACTTGAAAATGGTTCAGCAGATATTTCAACCCGAACTACTCAATTAAAAACCATTCACATCAGTGAAGATGCATTGAGAATTTTAAACTAACATTTATAAACTAGGCCCTTGTTTATAAATTAACTTCTTCCCCTAACGCAGGTATCTCAATATTTTTAAATCCCTCGTGTTTTAATTTGTCTTTATAAATAATTTGTGTATCCGCATCGCCATGGACTAAAAACATTCGCTGTGAAGTATTGATTTGATTAGCAAGAAAATCCAACATTTCCTTTTGATCACCATGTGCAGAAAATGAATCCATGATTTCAATTTTTGCGTTTACTTTCATTATTTCATTGAACATTTTAATTTCTGATACACCACTTCTTAAAATACCTCCGGGTGTATTCGGAGAACAGTAACCTACAAATAAAATAGTGTTATTCGGATTTGAGATATTATTGAATACATGGTGTTTGATTCGTCCCGCATTAACCATTCCTGCTGCAGAAATAATGATGCAAGGATCATTTGAGGTATTCAATTTTTTAGATTCATTGACATCGGTAATGTAATGAAGTGTATTAAAACCAAATGGATCTGGATCTTTTAATATGTATTGATGTAGATCATAATCAAAACATTCCGGATGCGTCCTGAAAATATCTGTTGCATTAACGGCTAAAGGGCTATCCACATAAACAGGAATATTCGGTAAGCGCATTTCATGTTCCAATTGATCTAGAATATAAACTATTTCCTGGGTTCTTCCAAGACTAAAAGCTGGTATAATAACTTTACCTTTTTGCTGAATACAAGTCTGATTAATAATATCCAAGAATCTGTTTTTTTCTGCAGGTTTTTCTATGTGAAGTCGATCTCCATAAGTCGATTCTGTTAATACGATATCAGAAGGCAACATGGGATGTGGATCACTCAGTATCGGTCGATTTGGTCGTCCAATATCTCCAGAAAAAGCAAGCCTCAAATCATCACCACCATGTTTAATTCTAAGGTTGACACTTGCAGAACCTAAGATATGCC harbors:
- a CDS encoding T9SS type A sorting domain-containing protein; translated protein: MKPQITIITKMLILAVCFALFNTLYSQSVSLDLSFDNDGKVVTAVGNYDNYGYSIAIQSDGKILVVGYSNNGSNEDFTLIRYNTNGSLDSSFNSNGIVITDFGFDDYGRSISLQSDGKIVVAGYSNNGSNYDFALLRYNTNGSLDSSFDADGKVITSFGTSNDYGNSLTIQSDGKIVVAGESRNESYSDFALVRYNTNGSLDSSFDSDGKVTTIVNGSALNGAYSVVIQSDGKIVAAGYSGHKQNGTDFRFALVRYNINGSLDNSFDKDGKVTTDIGTFGDLAYSIVIQSDGKIVAAGYSGNGSNLDFALVRFNTNGSLDNNFGTDGKVTTAVGNSKDVAHSIVIQSDNKIIAAGQSNHSFALMRYNTDGSLDNIFDTDGKVFTDIGNGDDGAFSIAIQNDGKIVAAGFSNNGPVHYYPTHIAVVRYNNTNSVSINETAGYSKEMFVFPNPFSTYATLQTSNILKNPRLTFYNLYGQSVKQITSLTIKFGNTISFNRDNLPNGTYFIQLIDDNQIISTNKLVITD
- a CDS encoding SRPBCC family protein, which translates into the protein MSTLINSITIDAPIGRIWNILTDLELLDKTDPTVKKATLISEIKTGLHAKRKVLMQDGKNWFDEMITEFNPNEKLVYQLTDCSFPIKRLKHTYSFEIIGNQTKVQQVMEYTVKFGLIGELMDKIMIGKQFNSGINLFLNGLKTYAEKN
- a CDS encoding VOC family protein; amino-acid sequence: MTNAINWFEIPVTDFARAKKFYGTLYGAEISEMPHPLFKYGMLPADMQNGGIGGGIVQGDGYVPSAEGVLIYLNGGEDLNGPLSKVEQAGGKILLPKTSIGGNGFMAIFLDTEGNKIALHSMK
- a CDS encoding helix-turn-helix transcriptional regulator; this translates as MFKGKHYYGEFLTSEENIATNILADRLALLEMNGIVNKSSDPSHKQKIIYRLTPKGIDLIPILIEVIMWSAKYDKDTAVDLNFVKSVEQDKVGLIAQLTSRLIEDLNNV
- a CDS encoding T9SS type A sorting domain-containing protein; this translates as MKSIHFILFCFVGTMSLGQIRFNSAFNPCYIAESQIIKNADYYCHNKIINKVQELQEIMWSKVDVSIPLGWQSYVCDNNNCYTPKIVDCPDKLPNVLLVDSSVNMDVHFETNGIQGGAHVVLWVFEKGDTTNRLKIDYLFNMVLSNHETKTISLKMYPNPTASVFSIATNTILTQVELYDILGQKIASYPTFESYDISQLKDGIYSVKIIGLNKQVIAILRIQKQGPRS
- a CDS encoding T9SS type A sorting domain-containing protein, with product MARIFTILFCLSMSLGFSQERFSSEFNPCKLEEKVDASKDQYCHNKIRNHTKRPILVLWAKENLLMPLFWDSYVCDNNQCYSPAVVKCPEDAANEVLVDSTVNMDVHFQTDGTQGGAHVVIWVNEKDDTTKKLKIDYLFNKTVSNNEVKNIAIKMYPNPASNAFTVEYNTGLTRVELYSILGKKVVSFNAGHFKSYDISNLVDGIYLVKLIGPNDQLLRTVRLQKRSPRA
- a CDS encoding NAD(P)/FAD-dependent oxidoreductase; this translates as MARIFIIGNGISGVTAARHIRKLSNHDITIISSESSHFFARTALMYVYMGHMRFKDIKPYEDGFWKKNRIELLHDSVIGIEFISKSLTLESGLKLHYDQLILATGSIPNKMGWPGQDLQGVSGLYHLQDLEMMEQYSKNCSRAVIVGGGLIGIEMAEMFHSRHIPVTLVVREKEYWYNILPPEEAAMISRHIHEHNIDLKLNCELTEILDNGQGEAAGVVLSNGEQIECNYVGLTVGVKPNIEFLKNTALETDRGILVNEQLETNIADVYAIGDCAQLRHALSGRKPIEAIWYTGRMMGETVAYNICKEPVSYNPGIWFNSAKFLDIEYQVYGFVPSKIQSPFNSFYWEHTDGKKSIRLVFNIETSEILGFNLMGIRFRHEVCETWISKKTGLNDVVQNIRLAFFDPEFYKNYEVSFVESFNQQFNQQIILNKNKTLNHVFKFLTQK
- a CDS encoding 4Fe-4S binding protein; translation: MMNHSNIIRSKSLIRSKFQVILITIGLGILLGIFCLAQFTQLVSFGLLVSLLLGISLIIIYYSKTLYANLPEGIKNNGVWTGTLTGRGVSAWILGVVLTCFYILLYWFPHILGLSTSGNTGIIGFFDPLSQFFKNQPASEWFVYGTLYTLAIILFGIKFIWKYRHNKYQLLRTISVIFFQTAFAFLLPEFMLRLNLPFNDFKNMWPLNYYFFDSWHLEELMHAGNIGWFMLIWGLAMIFLISPILTYLYGKRWYCSWVCGCGGLAETAGDSFRHLSDKSIKAWNLERYLIYSVLLISVIMTVGVLYSYKTGVNTLLGINTYELRKWYGFIIGAAFSGVIGVGFYPLLGSRVWCRFGCPMAAILGIQQKFFSRFRITTNGGQCITCGNCSTYCEMGIDVRAYAQRGQNIVRASCVGCGICAAVCPRGVLRLENGSADISTRTTQLKTIHISEDALRILN
- a CDS encoding MBL fold metallo-hydrolase, producing the protein MKIKFCGAAQEVTGSSHLLTLENGFKILLDCGLFQGDVDNLEELNSTWFFDPKEIDLLILSHAHIDHCGRIPKLVKDGFRGNIFSTHATRDLASIMLMDTAHIQERDAQFHNEKMLAKLRTNKNYKGKLEERVPIYNSQDVVNALKLFVGMSYDQLIEISPGIHLLFTDAGHILGSASVNLRIKHGGDDLRLAFSGDIGRPNRPILSDPHPMLPSDIVLTESTYGDRLHIEKPAEKNRFLDIINQTCIQQKGKVIIPAFSLGRTQEIVYILDQLEHEMRLPNIPVYVDSPLAVNATDIFRTHPECFDYDLHQYILKDPDPFGFNTLHYITDVNESKKLNTSNDPCIIISAAGMVNAGRIKHHVFNNISNPNNTILFVGYCSPNTPGGILRSGVSEIKMFNEIMKVNAKIEIMDSFSAHGDQKEMLDFLANQINTSQRMFLVHGDADTQIIYKDKLKHEGFKNIEIPALGEEVNL